Proteins found in one Plasmodium reichenowi strain SY57 chromosome Unknown, whole genome shotgun sequence genomic segment:
- a CDS encoding hypothetical protein (conserved Plasmodium protein, unknown function) translates to MENIETMKPYFPASLNGCESVSDEFFKCLNKNLIPFGDDKSIKSSQQDCQYFKKNYEKCTDEKLKKLKSPLMFLTEYKEKNK, encoded by the exons ATGGAAAATATTGAAACAATGAAACCTTACTTTCCTGCATCCTTGAATG GATGCGAATCTGTATCAgatgaattttttaaatgcTTAAATAAGAACTTAATACCTTTTGGCGATGATAAATCAATAAAAAGTTCACAACAGGATTGTCAGTATTTTAAGAAg aaCTATGAAAAATGTACAGACGAAAAGCTAAAGAAACTTAAAAGTCCATTGATGTTTCTCACAGAATACaaagagaaaaataaataa